The following nucleotide sequence is from Chloracidobacterium validum.
CGCGAACCGCATGCCTCGCGCATGGGTTTTCTGAAAGGCTCGCCGCAGGAGCACCTCACCCAACCGCTGGCCGATTACATCACGGCCAAGGGTGGCCGCATCCGTACCAACTGCAATGTCAAAACGCTCGTGCTCGATGAAAAGCGCCGGATTGCCGGGGTAGAACTCATCACGGGCGAGCGCATCGTCGGCGACTATTACCTGACGGCGCTGCCAATTCACAAACTCCAGCGCGTGATCCCGTCCGAACTCAAGGAAGACCCCTTCTTTGGCAATCTTGACCAGTTTGAGGGCGTGCCGGTCGTGACCGTGCAGATGTGGTTTGACCGTCAGATTTCGTTTATTGACAACATTCTGTTTTGTCCTGATGGGATCATTCCGGTGTACGCAGATTTCGGCAACACAACGCCGGATTACTTCCTCGATCAGAAGGCTGAAATGGCGCAGCGCCGTTCCCGAATGGAGTTTGTCGTCGCGCCGGCCCGCGACATCATCGGACAAAGCGATGAAGACATCATCGGGCGCGTCTGGGAAAACGTGAAATCCTGTTTCCCCAACACTGCGCCCAAAGCCAAGGTCACGAAAGCAACGGTGGTTCGCATTCCCCAGTCCGTGTTTGCCACCAAGCCGGGGATTGACCGCCTGCGCCCGACGCAGAAGACGCCGGTTCCCAACTTCTTTCTGGCGGGTGGCTACACGCAGCAGCGGTTCTACGACAGCATGGAAGGCGCGGTGTCGAGTGGGCGGCGGGCGGCGGCGGCCATCCTGGAAGCCCACCGGGCTAGCGGCGCGCTTGCCGGCCGGTGAGGGACGACCTCCCGTTTCTCAGGTCAGTTTTGATGACAACGTCTTTTCCACGTTTCACATTCGTGCTGGTCTGGCTCTTGGCGGCGGCGCTGACGCTGACTCGCGGCCAGACCCGACCGACCGAAGCGGTTGACTTGCTCGTGCGGGGCGGCACGGTCGTCACCATGGACGCCCAGCGGCGCGTCATCCCGAACGGCTTTGTCGCCGTTCGCGGCAGCCAGATTGTCGCCGTAGGCGACACGGCCGATGCCGGACGCTACCGCGCCAAAACGGTCATCGAGGCCGGCGGCAAGGCCGTCCTGCCAGGTCTCATCAACGCCCACACGCACGTTCCCATGACACTGTTTCGGGGACTGGCCGATGACCTGCTGCTTCAGGAGTGGCTGACGAAGTTTATTTTCCCGGCCGAGGCCAAGAACGTCTCACGGGATATGGTCCGCGCCGGGACGCGCCTGGCCTGCCTGGAGCTGATCCGGGGCGGCACGACCTGCTTCGTGGATATGTACTATTTCGAGGGCGACATTGCCGAGGTCACGGAAGCTGCCGGACTCCGGGCCATCCTGGGGCAGACGATCATTGACTTTCCGGTTCCCGACGCCCTGACGCCTCAAATGGGGATTGCGCAGGCTGAGCGCTTCATCCAGAAATACCGGTCTGGCCACCCGCTCATCACACCGGCCGTTGCGCCGCATGCGCCCTACACCTGTGCCCCGGAAACGCTGGCCGCGTGCCGTAAGCTTGCTGACCAATACGGCGTGCCACTGGTCATTCACCTTGCCGAAGCCGACACCGAAACCCAAACCATCCTGGAACGGTACGGGAAGCGTCCCGTGGCGCACGTCGAGCAGGTCGGCGTGTTTGGTCCGCGCACGATTGCCGCGCATGTCGTGCAAGTGCAGGCCAACGAGTACGCCATTCTGAAAAAGCACAACGTCGGGGTTGCTCACTGCCCGCAAAGCAACATGAAGCTGGCGGCAGGCGTCGCGCCCATTCCAGACCTGCTGGCGGCCGGGCTGGCCATCGGGCTTGGGACGGACGGCGCGGCGTCCAATAACGACCTCGATTTGTTTGAGGAAATGGATACGGCGGCCAAGCTCCACAAGGTGACACACCGCGATCCGACCCTCGTGCCGGCGCTCAAGGCGCTTGAAATGGCGACCATCGAAGGTGCGCGCGCCGTTCACCTGGCCGACCGGATCGGATCGCTGGAAGTCGGCAAGCTGGCGGATTTCATCGTGGTGGACATCTCCACGCCACGCCAGCTACCGAACTACAACCTCTACTCGACGCTGGTTTATGCGACCAAAAGCAGCGACGTGGAAACCGTTGTGGTGCATGGCAAGCTGCTGATGCGCGACCGGCGCATGCTCACCCTGGATGAAGCGTCCATCCGCCGTGAGACGGCGGCCTTCCGGGCGCGTATCCTTGAAAGCCTCAAGAAATAACACCTCCCACTGCCAGAAGGCATCCTCCATGCTGATTGAATCCAAAGTTCAGACCGACAGCGAAGATTTTCAGACCAACTACGCGGCGCTACTCGCGCAATGCGAACAACTGCGCGAGCGGCTCGAACTCGTCAAACAGGGCGGCGGCCCGGCCGCGCAGGAACGGTTCGTGTCCAAAGGCAAGCTGCTGCCCCGCGAACGCATCGAACAGTTGATTGATCCACGCAGTGACTTTCTGGAGCTGTCCCCGCTAGCCGCTTGGGACATGTATGACAACGAAGCCCCATGTGCTTCGTTCATTGCCGGCATTGGCCGGGTTCACGGTGTCGAGTGCCTGATTACGGCCAACGATGCGACGGTCAAGGGTGGGGCGTTTTATCCGATGACCGTCAAGAAAAGTCTGCGCGCCCAGCAGATTGCGCTTGAAAACCGCCTGCCCTGCATTTCGCTGGTGGAATCGGCCGGGGCCAATCTGTTTTATCAAGCGGAAATGTTTGTCGAAGGCGGACGTGGCTTCGGCAACCAAGCGCGGTTGTCAGCGCGGGGGATTCCACAGATTGCGCTGGTGTTTGGGAGTAGTACGGCCGGCGGGGCCTACGTGCCGGGGATGTCCGACTTCGCCGTGATGGTGCGGCAACAAGCGAAGGTTTTTTTAGGTGGCCCACCACTGGTTAAAGCCGCAACCGGTGAAGACATTGACGACGAAACCCTCGGCGGGGCCGATATGCATGGGCGGGTGTCGGGCGTCAGTGACTACACTGCCGAAGACGATGCAGATGCCATCCGCATCGGGCGTGAGATTGTGGCTAGCCTCAACTGGCGCAAGCCTCCCGTGCCGAACTATCGCGCACCAGAGCTGCCGGCTTACGACCCGGACGAGCTACTGGGTATCATTCCGGTCAACCCGCGTAAGACCTTCGATATGCGCGAAGTCATTGCCCGCATCGTTGACGGCTCGCGGTTTTTTGAGTTCAAGCGCGACTATGGGGCCACCCTGCTGACCGGACACGCCCACCTTGAAGGCTTCCCAGTCGGTATTATTGCCAACAACGGTGTCCTGTTTTCAGAATGTGCCCTCAAAGCGGCCCATTTCATCCAGCTTTGCAATCAAGCCCGCATCCCGATTATCTACCTGCACAACACGCCGGGCTTCATGATCGGCAAAAAGGTCGAGCATGAAGGCATTGTCAAGCACGGATCGAAGATGATCCAAGCCGTGTCGAATGCCAGTGTCCCGCAGTTTTCCGTCATCGTTGGTGGCTCATACGGTGCTGGCAACTACGCCATGTGCGGTCGGGCCTACGATCCGCGCCTGCTGTTTTCGTGGGTCAACAGCCGCATTGCCGTCATGGGTGGCGAACAGGCGGCCGGCGTCCTGGTCCAAGTCCGGCTGGCTGCCATGAAAGCCCGTGGACAGACGCCCAATCCCGAACAGATGGAAGCCCTGCGCCGGGAGGTGGTCGAGCAGTTTGACGCCCAGTCGTCGGCCTACTACGCCACAGCCCGTTTGTGGGATGATGGGATCATCGATCCACGCGACACGCGACGAGTTTTAGGCTTGGGGCTTTCCATGGCCTACAACGCCGATTTCTCTAGCGAGCCGGCGTCGCGCTATGGGGTCTTCCGCATGTAGCCAGCCCGGCACCCTTTCATGGGCTGGTCTCATGGACGGTAGGCCGGAAGCGACTCGGTACGGAAAAAGTTCACCAGCAATTCAACGCATTCTTCTGGGTATTCCAGGGTAGGCACGTGGCCGGCACCGCGGACCGTTGCGGTCTGTCCCCGCTGGATGCAGTCGAACATCGCGCGGTGCGTTGCCGCAGTCAGCACGTCATCCAATGCGCCACGCACCAGCAATATCGGGATGGGAACCTGACGCAGCGCTTCCCAAAAGCGGGCGCGCACGACGACGTCCCGCACGGATTGGGCAAGTCCATAGGCGGCCCGGGGATCGGTGGCCGCGAAATCCTCGTAGAGCTTGGTTCGATGCGGTTCGGGAACGCGCCGGTAGCGCCACAGCAATAACTGGCGCACGTAGGGCAGTGTGGCCGCCTCCTGGAGCAACACCCGGACCTGGGTCAACAGCAAGTCGGCCGTGACGGCTTGGTCTTGATCTGACGGCGGTGGCAGGCACTCCGTTCCGATGAGGGTTAGCGAAGAAAAGTTCTGCGGACGCTCGCGTGCCGCCAGGAGGCCAACGACGGCGCCAATGCCTTGTCCAATCAAGTGGGCGTCCCACGCACTAGCATAGCGCAGGACGGCATGCAGGTCGGCAACGGCATCCTCGACCTCAAAGCCCGTGCCGAGTGCCGTGGAGAGCGACCGTCCCGTGCCGCGTGCATCATAGAGAATACACCGATACGACTTGGACAAGCGCTTGACCAACGGCAACCACATCTGACAGGTTGCAGACCAACCATTGACGAAAATGATGGGCAACCCTCTTTCGCCCACGATCTGTACGTAAAGCCGAACGCTATCAGTATCGAGAAACGGCATAGGTGTTGTTCAATCCCTGCCAAAAAACGGTGACGCGCAGCCTAATTCGCCGGGTGAGCGCATTTTCAATACAGAGAGCCATAACGCATGGTGGAACGAAAATTTGAAATTTGCGTCCCAGCGTCAACCGCCAACCTCGGCCCTGGTTTCGATACCATGGGGCTGGCCGTCGGTATCTATCTCACCGTCCGCGGACAGATTCGGACCGACGGCGCCGACTGGCGGCTCTCCGTTGCGGGACAACACACCAGCAGTATCCCGCTCGACCCGGATGAAAACCTGATGTGCCGGGTGGCCCGCCAAACGGCAGCGCGCGCTTATGTCAATTTACCGCCACTCGACCTGCATATCATCAATGATATTCCACTGGGCAGTGGGCTGGGCAGCAGCGCCGCTGCCATCATTGCCGGAGTTTCGCTGGTCGAAGCCGTGACGGGCATGGAGTTTTCCCAAGGCGAGCTACTGCGGCACGCCATGGCGTTTGAGAACTACACCGACAACCTCGCGCCGGCGCGCTATGGTGGCTGGATTACGTCCTGCGGACGCGCCAACGGGACGCCGATTCTCTTTCACCGAACGTTTCCAGCCGACATTAGACTCGTCATCGTCACGCCGGATTTTCCACTTCCTACCGAGCAGATGCGGGCCATCCTGCCAGACGCCATCCCACGCGCCGAAGCCATTTTTCAGATGCAGCACGTGATGATGTTTGTGGGGGCGCTGGAGCACCGCCGCTATGACCTGTTGCGCGAAGCCATGCGCGACCACCTGCACCAGCCCTACCGCGCGCCGTTTGTGCCGGGCCTCGCGGAAATTCTTGAACTTGAATGTGACGGACTGTGGGCCACGGCACTCAGCGGGGCGGGACCATCCGCCTTG
It contains:
- a CDS encoding amidohydrolase, with amino-acid sequence MTTSFPRFTFVLVWLLAAALTLTRGQTRPTEAVDLLVRGGTVVTMDAQRRVIPNGFVAVRGSQIVAVGDTADAGRYRAKTVIEAGGKAVLPGLINAHTHVPMTLFRGLADDLLLQEWLTKFIFPAEAKNVSRDMVRAGTRLACLELIRGGTTCFVDMYYFEGDIAEVTEAAGLRAILGQTIIDFPVPDALTPQMGIAQAERFIQKYRSGHPLITPAVAPHAPYTCAPETLAACRKLADQYGVPLVIHLAEADTETQTILERYGKRPVAHVEQVGVFGPRTIAAHVVQVQANEYAILKKHNVGVAHCPQSNMKLAAGVAPIPDLLAAGLAIGLGTDGAASNNDLDLFEEMDTAAKLHKVTHRDPTLVPALKALEMATIEGARAVHLADRIGSLEVGKLADFIVVDISTPRQLPNYNLYSTLVYATKSSDVETVVVHGKLLMRDRRMLTLDEASIRRETAAFRARILESLKK
- a CDS encoding FAD-dependent oxidoreductase, whose product is MTATALATTTGGRPRVIICGGGLAGLAAAKTLVDNGLEVELLEQRPILGGKVSAWKDADGDWIETGLHVFFGAYVEIYELMKELGIYNRILWKEHKLTYTLDRGERFSFRTTKLPSPLHLLPAVFENHYFSLPEKLTLGKSLFPMVFGNDQYMAEQDRYTYQEWHRRWGINERMLKKMFLPMTLSLKFMPPEEISAKVVLDVAGTFLREPHASRMGFLKGSPQEHLTQPLADYITAKGGRIRTNCNVKTLVLDEKRRIAGVELITGERIVGDYYLTALPIHKLQRVIPSELKEDPFFGNLDQFEGVPVVTVQMWFDRQISFIDNILFCPDGIIPVYADFGNTTPDYFLDQKAEMAQRRSRMEFVVAPARDIIGQSDEDIIGRVWENVKSCFPNTAPKAKVTKATVVRIPQSVFATKPGIDRLRPTQKTPVPNFFLAGGYTQQRFYDSMEGAVSSGRRAAAAILEAHRASGALAGR
- a CDS encoding alpha/beta fold hydrolase codes for the protein MPFLDTDSVRLYVQIVGERGLPIIFVNGWSATCQMWLPLVKRLSKSYRCILYDARGTGRSLSTALGTGFEVEDAVADLHAVLRYASAWDAHLIGQGIGAVVGLLAARERPQNFSSLTLIGTECLPPPSDQDQAVTADLLLTQVRVLLQEAATLPYVRQLLLWRYRRVPEPHRTKLYEDFAATDPRAAYGLAQSVRDVVVRARFWEALRQVPIPILLVRGALDDVLTAATHRAMFDCIQRGQTATVRGAGHVPTLEYPEECVELLVNFFRTESLPAYRP
- a CDS encoding acyl-CoA carboxylase subunit beta, with protein sequence MLIESKVQTDSEDFQTNYAALLAQCEQLRERLELVKQGGGPAAQERFVSKGKLLPRERIEQLIDPRSDFLELSPLAAWDMYDNEAPCASFIAGIGRVHGVECLITANDATVKGGAFYPMTVKKSLRAQQIALENRLPCISLVESAGANLFYQAEMFVEGGRGFGNQARLSARGIPQIALVFGSSTAGGAYVPGMSDFAVMVRQQAKVFLGGPPLVKAATGEDIDDETLGGADMHGRVSGVSDYTAEDDADAIRIGREIVASLNWRKPPVPNYRAPELPAYDPDELLGIIPVNPRKTFDMREVIARIVDGSRFFEFKRDYGATLLTGHAHLEGFPVGIIANNGVLFSECALKAAHFIQLCNQARIPIIYLHNTPGFMIGKKVEHEGIVKHGSKMIQAVSNASVPQFSVIVGGSYGAGNYAMCGRAYDPRLLFSWVNSRIAVMGGEQAAGVLVQVRLAAMKARGQTPNPEQMEALRREVVEQFDAQSSAYYATARLWDDGIIDPRDTRRVLGLGLSMAYNADFSSEPASRYGVFRM
- the thrB gene encoding homoserine kinase codes for the protein MVERKFEICVPASTANLGPGFDTMGLAVGIYLTVRGQIRTDGADWRLSVAGQHTSSIPLDPDENLMCRVARQTAARAYVNLPPLDLHIINDIPLGSGLGSSAAAIIAGVSLVEAVTGMEFSQGELLRHAMAFENYTDNLAPARYGGWITSCGRANGTPILFHRTFPADIRLVIVTPDFPLPTEQMRAILPDAIPRAEAIFQMQHVMMFVGALEHRRYDLLREAMRDHLHQPYRAPFVPGLAEILELECDGLWATALSGAGPSALALASHNLENIAAAMQRCFAAQGRQSFVYQPAIDTTGRTIRYLPPGEELRPEAAIMNTATP